A genomic region of Synechococcales cyanobacterium CNB contains the following coding sequences:
- a CDS encoding glycoside hydrolase family 127 protein — MSMVIAAVGSLVMAAQPAGASGYRLEPVPFTSVHVADGFWSPRLETNRVVTIPFAFEQCEATGRLANFDRASGAPGEHEGFFFNDSDVYKVIEGASYSLAIHPDAELEAYLDALVERIAAAQLPDGYLNTYYTLKEPGKRWTNLRVMHELYCAGHLFEAAVAHHQATGKRTLLDVATRFADHIDATFGPGKLGGTPGHQEIEIGLMRLARHTGEKRYAELARYFLESRGRGEGRAEPLYGPYAQDHQPVARQREAVGHAVRAGYQYAAMADAAAYLGMDDYLPALDSLWTDVVSSKMYVTGGLGARRSGEAFGEAFELPNDSAYAETCAAIAGALWAHRMALLHADARYADVLERIIYNAFLAGVSLSGDRFFYPNPLACDGHTNFNQGTPDRAPWFACACCPVNVARFIPSIPGYVYATSRDAVFVNLYMGGTAEVRVGGTPASITQQTDYPWDGVIRLTISPERESEFTVMLRFPGWVYDRPVPSDLYRYADEREGVPELLVNNSTTPISLDRGYVPIRRVWRSGDTIELRLPMPVRRVVADERVGPNRGRVALERGPIVYCVEGADNEGRALHLVLPDDAPLSVQPRRDLLGGVVAITAPARIAYYDEATDTIATREHALTAIPYYAWNHRGPNEMAVWIAREAGVVPKPLKPTIASTARASASHTWSSDTVRALNDQAEPKHSNDGSIQRHTWWPRRGSTEWVQYDFPRAATVCAVEVYWFDDTGMGQCRPPRSWRLLYREDGRWKPVEATTPYAAQTDRWNTVEFRPVTTDGLRLEADLQPEFSAGILEWRVR; from the coding sequence ATGAGCATGGTCATTGCCGCAGTCGGGAGCCTGGTCATGGCCGCGCAGCCTGCGGGCGCTTCGGGGTATCGTCTCGAGCCGGTGCCGTTCACGAGCGTTCACGTCGCGGACGGGTTCTGGTCGCCGCGGCTGGAGACGAACCGTGTCGTGACGATCCCGTTCGCGTTCGAGCAGTGCGAGGCGACGGGTCGGCTGGCGAACTTCGACCGTGCGTCCGGGGCGCCCGGCGAGCACGAGGGCTTCTTCTTCAACGATTCGGACGTGTACAAGGTGATCGAGGGAGCGTCGTACTCGCTGGCGATCCACCCGGACGCGGAACTGGAAGCCTACCTCGACGCGCTGGTCGAGCGCATCGCGGCGGCGCAGCTGCCGGACGGCTACCTCAACACGTACTACACGCTCAAGGAGCCGGGCAAGCGCTGGACGAACCTGCGGGTGATGCACGAGCTGTATTGCGCGGGGCACCTGTTCGAGGCGGCGGTGGCGCACCACCAGGCGACGGGCAAGCGCACGCTGCTGGACGTGGCGACGCGATTCGCGGACCACATCGACGCGACGTTCGGGCCCGGCAAGCTGGGCGGCACGCCGGGGCACCAGGAGATCGAGATCGGGCTGATGCGGCTGGCGCGGCATACGGGGGAGAAGCGGTACGCGGAGCTGGCGCGGTACTTCCTTGAATCGCGCGGTCGTGGCGAGGGGCGCGCCGAGCCGCTCTACGGTCCGTACGCGCAGGACCACCAGCCGGTGGCGCGGCAGCGCGAGGCGGTCGGGCACGCGGTGCGCGCCGGGTACCAGTACGCGGCGATGGCGGACGCTGCGGCGTACCTGGGCATGGACGACTACCTGCCCGCGCTGGACTCGCTGTGGACGGACGTGGTGTCGTCGAAGATGTACGTGACGGGGGGACTCGGGGCGCGCCGGTCGGGCGAGGCGTTCGGCGAGGCGTTCGAGTTGCCGAACGACTCGGCGTACGCCGAGACCTGCGCCGCGATCGCGGGCGCGCTGTGGGCGCACCGGATGGCGCTGCTGCACGCCGACGCACGCTACGCCGACGTGCTGGAGCGCATCATCTACAACGCGTTCCTCGCGGGCGTGTCGCTCTCGGGCGACCGCTTCTTCTATCCGAACCCGCTCGCCTGCGACGGGCACACGAACTTCAACCAGGGCACGCCCGACCGCGCCCCGTGGTTCGCGTGCGCCTGCTGTCCGGTGAACGTCGCGCGGTTCATCCCGTCGATCCCCGGCTACGTCTACGCCACGTCAAGGGACGCGGTGTTCGTGAACCTCTACATGGGCGGGACGGCCGAGGTGCGCGTGGGCGGCACGCCGGCGAGCATCACGCAGCAGACGGACTACCCGTGGGACGGCGTGATCCGCCTGACGATCAGCCCGGAGCGCGAGAGCGAGTTCACGGTCATGCTGCGGTTCCCGGGCTGGGTGTACGACAGGCCCGTGCCGAGCGACCTGTACCGCTACGCGGACGAGCGGGAGGGCGTTCCCGAGTTGCTGGTGAACAACTCGACGACACCGATATCGCTCGACCGCGGATACGTGCCGATCCGGCGGGTCTGGAGGTCGGGTGACACGATCGAACTGCGCCTGCCCATGCCGGTTCGGCGCGTGGTGGCCGACGAGCGGGTCGGGCCGAACCGAGGGCGGGTCGCGCTGGAGCGGGGGCCGATCGTCTACTGCGTCGAGGGCGCGGACAACGAGGGGCGTGCGCTGCACCTCGTGCTGCCGGACGATGCTCCGCTGAGCGTGCAGCCGCGCCGCGACCTGCTCGGCGGGGTCGTTGCGATTACGGCTCCCGCGCGCATCGCGTACTACGACGAGGCGACCGACACCATCGCGACGCGCGAGCACGCGCTCACCGCGATTCCCTACTACGCCTGGAACCACCGCGGCCCGAACGAGATGGCGGTATGGATCGCCCGGGAGGCGGGCGTCGTGCCGAAGCCGCTCAAGCCCACGATCGCCTCGACGGCGCGGGCGTCGGCCTCGCACACGTGGTCGTCGGACACGGTGCGCGCGTTGAACGACCAGGCGGAGCCGAAGCACTCGAACGACGGCTCGATCCAGCGGCATACGTGGTGGCCGCGGCGCGGGAGCACGGAGTGGGTGCAGTACGACTTCCCGCGCGCCGCGACGGTTTGCGCCGTGGAGGTGTACTGGTTTGACGACACGGGGATGGGGCAGTGCCGACCGCCGCGGTCGTGGCGGTTGCTCTACCGCGAGGACGGGCGGTGGAAGCCGGTCGAGGCGACGACCCCATACGCCGCCCAGACCGACCGCTGGAACACGGTGGAGTTCCGGCCGGTGACGACGGACGGGCTGCGGCTCGAGGCGGACCTGCAGCCGGAGTTCTCCGCGGGCATTCTTGAATGGCGGGTTCGGTGA
- the hisG gene encoding ATP phosphoribosyltransferase, with protein MHDGVLALLADAGIRVAVSPRGYRPVVSLPAVEAKILKPQNVVEMLHAGTRDLGFAGADWVAELGADIVEVLDTSLDPVRLVAAAPRAILEDGRLPARRLVVAAEYERLATRWIAARGLDAAFVRSYGATEVFPPEDADCIIDVTATGSTLQANDLVIVDEVMRSSTRLYASRSAWDDPARRGRIDDLALLLRSVLDARRRVMLELNVPRERLEEVCAALPCMREPTISPLHADSGYAVKAAVPRADLPHLIPALRARGGTDIVISPIAQVVP; from the coding sequence ATGCACGACGGAGTTCTCGCGCTGCTCGCGGACGCGGGCATCCGCGTGGCCGTCTCGCCGCGCGGGTATCGGCCCGTCGTCTCGCTGCCGGCGGTGGAGGCGAAGATTCTCAAGCCGCAGAACGTGGTCGAGATGCTGCACGCCGGGACGCGCGACCTTGGCTTCGCGGGGGCGGACTGGGTGGCGGAACTCGGCGCGGACATCGTCGAAGTGCTGGACACGAGCCTCGACCCGGTGCGGCTGGTGGCGGCCGCGCCGCGGGCGATTCTTGAGGACGGGCGGTTGCCGGCGCGGCGGCTGGTCGTCGCGGCGGAGTACGAGCGACTGGCGACGCGCTGGATCGCCGCTCGCGGGCTCGACGCGGCGTTCGTGCGCTCGTATGGGGCGACGGAGGTCTTTCCGCCGGAGGACGCCGACTGCATCATCGACGTGACGGCGACCGGCTCGACGCTCCAGGCGAACGACCTCGTGATCGTGGACGAGGTGATGCGCTCCTCGACGCGGCTGTACGCGAGCCGGTCGGCATGGGACGACCCGGCGCGTCGCGGGCGGATCGACGACCTCGCGCTGCTGCTGCGGAGCGTGCTGGACGCGCGCCGGCGGGTCATGCTGGAGCTGAACGTGCCGCGCGAGAGGCTCGAAGAGGTGTGCGCCGCGCTCCCGTGCATGAGGGAGCCGACGATCTCGCCGCTGCACGCGGACTCGGGGTACGCGGTGAAGGCGGCCGTGCCCCGTGCGGACCTGCCGCACCTGATCCCGGCGTTGCGAGCGCGCGGGGGGACGGACATCGTGATCTCGCCGATCGCGCAGGTGGTGCCGTGA
- a CDS encoding histidinol-phosphate aminotransferase family protein: MSDSPRPAPAARVRAVAPYAPPAAASRPRSAVHSPLWLHANEGRAPDAAILDRLRALDAETLRRYAKPTALEAILAAHFGVEPERVVVTAGADDALERLCRAMLEPGRTAVLTDPTFEMLPRYVRLAGGLPVEVPWLDRAFPAEEFERAIDARTRAAFIVSPNNPTGAAVSPADMLGIAGRNPSCLVVADLAYVEFADEDPTAELLRLPNAVVTRTFSKAWGLAGLRVGYAIGPAEAIGWLRTVGHPFPTSGVSLALAAAALEADQAGTSAAPVDGGGRAAVAGELCACAVHGRLGGRGCAGRAGDPRPALRAGHAAGRSAAHHLPGEQRGVRAACRGFGRDSPMNAECTGMNAEGAEGNDDPRSVSAGCALRETSACSEFELAEGTCR; the protein is encoded by the coding sequence GTGAGCGATTCGCCGCGACCAGCACCGGCCGCTCGTGTCCGCGCCGTCGCACCGTATGCGCCGCCCGCCGCTGCTTCACGTCCACGGTCCGCTGTCCACAGTCCGCTGTGGCTGCACGCGAACGAGGGGCGCGCGCCGGACGCGGCGATTCTCGATCGCCTTCGCGCCCTCGACGCGGAGACGCTGCGTCGCTACGCGAAGCCGACCGCGCTCGAAGCGATTCTCGCGGCGCACTTCGGCGTCGAGCCGGAGCGGGTCGTGGTGACCGCGGGCGCGGACGACGCGCTCGAACGGCTGTGCCGGGCGATGCTGGAGCCGGGTCGTACGGCCGTGCTGACCGATCCCACCTTCGAGATGCTGCCGCGGTACGTGCGGCTGGCGGGCGGGTTGCCGGTGGAGGTGCCGTGGCTCGACAGGGCGTTTCCGGCGGAGGAGTTCGAGCGTGCGATCGACGCGAGGACCCGGGCGGCGTTCATCGTGTCGCCGAACAACCCGACCGGGGCGGCCGTTTCCCCCGCCGACATGCTGGGCATTGCGGGGCGCAACCCCTCGTGCCTCGTCGTGGCCGACCTGGCGTACGTCGAGTTCGCGGACGAGGATCCGACGGCCGAGTTGCTCCGGCTGCCGAACGCGGTCGTGACGCGCACGTTCAGCAAGGCGTGGGGCCTGGCGGGGCTGCGCGTGGGCTACGCGATCGGCCCGGCGGAAGCGATCGGGTGGCTGCGGACCGTCGGGCATCCGTTCCCGACGTCGGGCGTGAGCCTCGCGCTGGCGGCGGCTGCGCTGGAGGCCGATCAGGCCGGCACGAGCGCGGCTCCGGTCGATGGGGGCGGACGCGCCGCCGTCGCAGGGGAACTTTGTGCTTGCGCGGTTCACGGACGCCTGGGCGGTCGCGGATGCGCTGGGCGAGCGGGGGATCCGCGTCCGGCGCTTCGAGCGGGGCACGCCGCTGGGCGATCGGCTGCGCATCACCTGCCCGGGGAACAAAGAGGAGTTCGAGCGGCTTGTCGGGGCTTTGGGAGAGATTCTCCGATGAACGCTGAGTGCACGGGGATGAACGCGGAGGGCGCGGAGGGCAACGATGATCCGCGCAGCGTGTCCGCGGGGTGTGCACTCCGCGAGACCTCGGCGTGTTCTGAGTTTGAGCTTGCTGAAGGAACCTGTCGATGA
- the hisB gene encoding imidazoleglycerol-phosphate dehydratase HisB — protein sequence MSRTATIHRKTRETEIAVTLSLDGVGAVTVSTGVGFLDHLLTALATHAGFDLSLTCTGDLHVDDHHTAEDCAIAIGQAIDAALGDRTGIARFGSAYAPLDEALARGVVDLVTRAHATVNLPLNYDRIGGLACENIPHVLASLATAARLCLHADLIRGENDHHKAEATFKAAALALRQAVTRTGAAGAPSTKGVM from the coding sequence ATGAGCCGCACCGCCACGATCCATCGGAAGACGCGCGAGACAGAGATCGCCGTGACGCTGAGCCTCGACGGTGTCGGTGCGGTCACGGTGTCTACCGGCGTCGGGTTTCTCGACCACCTGCTGACGGCGCTGGCCACGCACGCGGGTTTCGACCTGTCGCTGACCTGCACGGGCGACCTGCACGTGGACGACCACCATACGGCGGAGGACTGCGCGATCGCGATTGGGCAGGCGATCGACGCCGCGCTCGGCGACCGCACCGGCATCGCGCGGTTCGGGTCGGCGTATGCCCCGCTGGACGAAGCGCTGGCGCGGGGGGTGGTTGATCTGGTCACGCGGGCGCATGCGACGGTGAACCTGCCGCTGAACTACGACCGCATCGGCGGGCTGGCGTGCGAGAACATCCCGCACGTGCTGGCGTCGCTGGCGACGGCGGCGCGTCTGTGCCTGCACGCGGACCTGATCCGCGGGGAGAACGACCACCACAAGGCCGAGGCGACCTTCAAGGCGGCCGCCCTCGCGCTGCGGCAGGCCGTCACCCGCACGGGGGCGGCCGGCGCGCCGAGCACGAAGGGTGTGATGTGA
- the hisF gene encoding imidazole glycerol phosphate synthase subunit HisF yields the protein MSEVVVIRTGTANLASVLAALGRAGVDARVSDDPRDAEHAQRLVLPGVGSFGAGMHALNAHGLVEPLRRRIIEGRPTLAVCLGLQLLAESSEESPGVRGLGVIPASVTRFPDSVRVPQIGWNRVFAGPGCALLESGCAYYANSYRLEAPPSGWACATSDHAGPFVGAMERGRALACQFHPELSGPWGRALVERWLCAGTGARRPCALHGAIGRTPFPRVIPCLDVRDGRIVKGVRFADLRDAGDPAERAALYEAQGADEIVILDVSATPEGRKTASETVRRVRAALSIPLTVGGGVRTPEDAAALLDAGADKVSVNTAAVERPALVADLAGRFGAQCTVLAIDAARRRNAEGAEREPGSESDLPSGGSAPRSLRSTSSSSVFSWEVVTRSGTRRTGVDAVDWARRACELGAGEVLLTSFDRDGTREGYDLDLLRSVSVAVPVPVIASGGADTPEHLKHALEAGADAVLAASIFHDGEHTVDGVKQALAALGVALRPAG from the coding sequence ATGAGCGAAGTCGTCGTCATCCGCACGGGCACAGCGAACCTCGCCTCCGTTCTTGCTGCGCTGGGGCGCGCGGGTGTCGATGCTCGTGTGTCTGACGACCCGCGCGACGCGGAGCATGCCCAGCGGCTTGTGCTGCCGGGCGTCGGCTCGTTCGGCGCGGGTATGCACGCGTTGAACGCGCACGGCCTCGTCGAACCTCTCCGGCGGCGGATCATCGAAGGCCGACCGACGCTCGCCGTCTGCCTCGGGCTGCAGCTGCTCGCCGAGTCGAGCGAGGAGTCGCCTGGCGTGCGCGGGCTGGGGGTCATCCCGGCGAGCGTCACCCGCTTTCCCGATTCCGTCCGCGTGCCGCAGATCGGCTGGAACCGCGTGTTCGCCGGGCCTGGATGCGCGCTGCTGGAGTCGGGGTGCGCGTACTACGCGAACTCGTACCGTCTGGAAGCCCCCCCCTCGGGCTGGGCGTGCGCGACGAGCGATCACGCCGGCCCGTTCGTCGGCGCGATGGAGCGCGGGCGCGCGCTGGCCTGCCAGTTCCACCCCGAACTGTCGGGGCCTTGGGGGCGAGCGCTCGTCGAACGGTGGTTGTGCGCGGGCACGGGGGCGCGGCGGCCCTGCGCGTTGCATGGGGCGATCGGTCGCACGCCCTTCCCGCGCGTGATCCCTTGTCTCGACGTGCGCGACGGGCGGATCGTGAAGGGCGTTCGGTTCGCCGACCTGCGCGACGCGGGCGACCCGGCGGAGCGGGCCGCGCTCTACGAGGCGCAGGGCGCGGACGAGATCGTCATTCTCGACGTCTCGGCGACGCCCGAGGGTCGCAAGACGGCCTCGGAGACGGTGCGCCGCGTGCGTGCGGCGCTGAGCATCCCGCTGACCGTCGGCGGGGGCGTGCGCACGCCGGAGGACGCGGCCGCGCTGCTCGACGCCGGGGCGGACAAGGTGAGCGTGAACACCGCGGCCGTGGAGCGCCCCGCGCTGGTCGCGGACCTCGCCGGGCGGTTCGGCGCCCAGTGCACGGTGCTCGCCATCGACGCGGCGAGGAGGCGGAACGCAGAGGGCGCAGAGAGGGAGCCGGGTTCAGAGTCCGATCTTCCAAGCGGCGGTTCTGCTCCGCGTTCTCTGCGTTCTACTTCTTCGTCCTCGGTGTTCTCCTGGGAGGTGGTGACGCGCTCGGGCACGCGCCGGACGGGCGTTGACGCCGTTGATTGGGCGCGGCGTGCGTGCGAACTCGGCGCGGGCGAGGTGCTGCTGACGAGTTTCGACCGCGACGGCACGCGCGAGGGCTACGACCTCGACCTGCTGCGGTCGGTCAGCGTGGCCGTGCCCGTGCCGGTGATCGCCAGCGGTGGCGCGGACACGCCCGAGCACCTGAAGCACGCGCTCGAGGCTGGCGCGGACGCGGTGCTGGCGGCGTCGATCTTCCACGACGGGGAGCACACGGTCGATGGCGTGAAGCAAGCCCTGGCCGCGCTGGGCGTGGCGTTGCGTCCGGCCGGATGA
- a CDS encoding diphosphate--fructose-6-phosphate 1-phosphotransferase, which translates to MTRLAEGNAVIGQSGGPTAVINQSLVGVVQGLLAAGAGRPGNPVRRILGMRHGVRGLTTGDLVDLTDFDRPRLERLAVTPSAALGSTRDKPDEPYCKRIFEACAKHGARYFFYIGGNDSSDTCRIVNEVSNKAGYELRCFHVPKTVDNDLVGSDHTPGFPSAARFVAMACMADFLDNISLPGIKINVIMGRHAGFLTAASALARRADRPFEPSTDGPQLIYVPEVPFDTERFVQDVAEVYDAKGRCHVAVSEGICDGEGRPIGATLIRGAQVDAHGNVQLSGSGALGDALADLLKAKLTPAGGKPPRVRADTFGYIQRCWPDASPVDASEARGVGRFAAELAASGDLDGTVAVERVSPIGSAQPYAARFRRLDLGTVAAKTRHMPPEFIDGHNNISQAFIDYCRPLVGTLPIYERL; encoded by the coding sequence ATGACGAGGCTCGCGGAAGGCAACGCGGTGATCGGCCAGTCCGGCGGGCCGACCGCCGTCATCAACCAGTCTCTCGTCGGCGTCGTGCAGGGCCTGCTCGCCGCGGGGGCGGGCCGGCCCGGCAACCCCGTCCGGCGAATCCTCGGGATGCGCCACGGCGTGCGCGGCCTCACCACGGGCGACCTCGTCGACCTCACCGACTTCGACCGCCCGCGCCTCGAACGCCTTGCCGTCACGCCCTCCGCCGCCCTCGGCTCCACCCGCGACAAGCCCGACGAACCCTACTGCAAACGCATCTTCGAGGCCTGCGCGAAGCACGGCGCTCGCTACTTCTTCTACATCGGCGGCAACGACTCCAGCGACACCTGCCGAATCGTCAACGAGGTCAGCAACAAGGCCGGCTACGAACTGCGATGCTTCCACGTCCCGAAAACCGTGGACAACGACCTCGTCGGCAGCGACCACACGCCCGGATTCCCCTCCGCGGCCCGCTTCGTCGCCATGGCCTGCATGGCCGACTTCCTCGACAACATCTCCCTGCCCGGCATCAAGATCAACGTCATCATGGGCCGGCACGCCGGCTTCCTCACCGCCGCCAGCGCGCTCGCCCGACGCGCCGATCGGCCCTTCGAGCCGTCCACCGACGGCCCGCAACTCATCTACGTGCCCGAAGTCCCCTTCGACACCGAGCGATTCGTGCAGGACGTCGCCGAGGTCTACGACGCCAAGGGCCGCTGCCACGTCGCCGTCAGCGAGGGCATCTGCGACGGCGAGGGGCGGCCCATCGGCGCCACGCTCATCCGGGGAGCACAGGTGGACGCGCACGGGAACGTCCAACTCTCCGGCTCGGGCGCGCTCGGCGACGCCCTCGCCGATCTCCTCAAGGCCAAACTTACCCCCGCCGGCGGCAAGCCCCCGCGCGTCCGCGCCGACACCTTCGGCTACATCCAGCGATGCTGGCCCGACGCCTCGCCCGTTGACGCGAGCGAGGCCCGCGGCGTCGGCCGATTCGCCGCCGAACTCGCCGCCAGCGGCGACCTCGACGGCACCGTCGCCGTCGAACGCGTCAGCCCCATCGGCTCCGCCCAGCCCTACGCCGCCCGCTTCCGCAGGCTGGACCTGGGCACGGTCGCCGCCAAGACGCGACACATGCCGCCCGAGTTCATCGACGGACACAATAACATCAGTCAGGCCTTCATCGACTACTGCCGACCGCTCGTCGGCACGCTCCCCATCTACGAGCGGCTGTAA
- a CDS encoding HAD-IIIA family hydrolase yields MRRAVFLDRDDTLIDNAGDLADPSRVRLLPGSLVACERLAGAGYTLVVVSNQGVVARGGGSLRDVEATNDRVRALLTRPHASRPLVEAFYFCPFHPEGTVGRFASEHPWRKPAPGMILVAAGELGIDLACSWFVGDAERDIRAAIAAGIPPPCALLIGAARPLPDLAAAADRILANG; encoded by the coding sequence ATGCGCCGGGCCGTCTTCCTCGACCGCGATGACACGCTGATCGACAACGCCGGCGACCTCGCCGACCCATCACGGGTGCGCCTGCTGCCCGGGTCTCTCGTGGCCTGCGAGCGACTTGCCGGCGCGGGGTACACGCTCGTCGTGGTCTCGAACCAGGGCGTGGTCGCCCGGGGGGGAGGATCGTTGCGCGACGTCGAGGCGACGAACGACCGTGTGCGCGCGCTCCTGACACGGCCGCACGCGAGCCGGCCGCTGGTCGAGGCGTTCTACTTCTGCCCGTTTCATCCTGAAGGGACGGTCGGGCGGTTCGCGTCCGAGCATCCGTGGCGCAAGCCCGCGCCGGGGATGATTCTCGTCGCCGCGGGCGAGCTCGGCATCGATCTTGCCTGCTCGTGGTTCGTGGGCGACGCGGAGCGGGACATCCGGGCGGCGATCGCCGCGGGCATCCCCCCCCCTTGTGCCCTGCTGATCGGCGCCGCCCGCCCGCTGCCCGATCTCGCGGCAGCCGCCGACCGGATCCTGGCGAACGGTTGA
- a CDS encoding glycosyltransferase family 9 protein yields the protein MSQATATPLRLLVVLPSWLGDVVMATPALRLLRDRLRGSFIAGLVRPEMRGVLSGTDLLDEMHADRKGGVMGPKHVAARLRPRRYDSALLLTNSFSSALAARVAGIPRRIGYDRDARGLLLTHPIRALERDGSTALRRRWAPVPAVRYYLDAACELLRCAGIDPPPMPDEPAALPTGIVLELATTPEEEHAADVLLERAGLAPDAPFVVVNPGGNDPAKRWPADRYARLARRLASTHGLAALVNGSPVERDLAAEVCRAAGSGAVALPELGVSIGSLKAIVRRARLMVTNDTGPRHLAAAFGTPLVSLFGPTDHRWTTIPTRPLPSGHHSEVILLADPTLPAGELANDHPDRCRIDRIEYGAVCEAVERLLSLNEPRP from the coding sequence ATGTCCCAGGCCACGGCCACTCCCCTCCGGCTGCTCGTCGTGCTCCCATCGTGGCTCGGCGACGTGGTGATGGCCACGCCCGCGTTACGGCTGCTGCGCGACCGGCTGCGCGGCTCGTTCATCGCGGGCCTGGTGCGCCCGGAGATGCGCGGCGTGCTGTCGGGAACGGACCTGCTCGACGAGATGCACGCCGACCGCAAAGGGGGCGTGATGGGGCCGAAGCACGTCGCGGCACGGCTGCGGCCGCGCAGGTACGACTCCGCGCTCCTGCTGACCAACTCGTTCTCCAGCGCGCTGGCGGCGCGCGTCGCCGGGATCCCGCGACGGATCGGGTACGATCGTGATGCGCGAGGTCTGCTGCTCACGCACCCGATCCGCGCGCTGGAGCGAGACGGCAGCACAGCGCTGCGGCGGCGCTGGGCGCCGGTCCCGGCCGTGCGCTACTACCTCGACGCCGCGTGCGAGTTGCTGCGGTGTGCCGGCATCGATCCGCCGCCGATGCCCGATGAGCCGGCAGCGCTGCCGACGGGCATCGTGCTCGAACTCGCCACGACGCCGGAGGAGGAGCACGCGGCTGACGTGCTTCTGGAGCGCGCCGGCCTTGCCCCGGATGCGCCGTTCGTCGTCGTCAATCCCGGCGGCAACGACCCCGCGAAGCGCTGGCCCGCCGATCGCTACGCCCGCCTCGCCCGGCGTCTGGCGAGCACCCACGGCCTCGCGGCGCTGGTGAATGGTTCGCCCGTGGAACGCGACCTCGCCGCGGAGGTCTGCCGTGCCGCGGGTTCCGGCGCGGTCGCGCTGCCGGAACTCGGCGTGAGCATCGGCTCGCTGAAGGCGATCGTGCGGCGGGCGCGGCTGATGGTGACGAACGACACCGGCCCGCGACACCTCGCGGCGGCGTTCGGCACGCCCCTCGTCTCGCTCTTCGGCCCGACCGACCACCGCTGGACGACCATTCCGACACGCCCGCTGCCGAGCGGGCACCACTCGGAGGTCATCCTTCTCGCCGACCCGACGCTCCCCGCGGGTGAACTCGCCAACGACCACCCAGACCGGTGCAGGATCGACCGCATCGAGTACGGCGCGGTGTGCGAGGCAGTGGAGCGGTTGCTTTCACTCAACGAGCCGCGACCGTAA